CGCACACGGTCTGCGCTCGGGGTTTCTGACCCAGGCGGCGCTGGACGGGGTGCCTGTACAGGCGGCCATGCGGCTCTCGCTGCACCGTTCCCTGGCGCAGGCCGCACGTTATTACGACGATATCGACCCGGCGCAAAACCCCGCGGCGCGGCTTCTGGAGCCGCCGGAGTGAATCTTTCGCATGCGAAAGATCTGGGGACGGGCCGGTTTAGAGTCGATCCGCGACCAGGCGGCGGCTCATCCGCACCCAATAGGCGCTGGGGATCTCGTTGCGGAACAGGGTCAGCCCCTTCTGGCTCGCCTCGGAGATGGCGAACTCCGGCTGGACGCCAGCGCGACGCTCACTCAGTTCCGCATTGCGGGTGTCGTAGTGATCCTTCAGCCGGCGGAATTCCTCGCGTGTGAACAGGCAGGGTTTGACCTCGTCTCCGAACTCCGCCTTCAGCGCCTCGGATGCGTTCTGCACCAGCCAGGCCGGCGCCGGCTTCGGCTCGGCCAGGATATTCGCCGTCCAGCTGGCCAGCGACATGGGCGAGACATTCGAGGCCCCGTCATTGACCACTTCGAGCCGGGCGGCATCTACCCCGATCCCGAGATGGCGCAGCAGCGTCCCGATGATGCCGCCTTCGGCACGCCGGCTGGTATCGAAATCGAAAAAGGTGATCTCTTCGGGGGCGAACACCGCTTCCAGCGCATCCAGAAGCCGATTGTAATCGACCCAAAGCCCCTCGAAGGAGCCATTCTCGATCACCGGCAGGACAAGTTGCGGGGGCCGCGGCGGCACCCGGGTCTTGGACACTTCCAGATAGATCGATTGCAGGAACTGCCACTGCGTGCGCAGGGTGCAGATCACCTCGATCTCGTCGAACCCCTCGAGCGCTGCGCGCACCTTCCCGAGACTGGCCAGCGGCTGGCGCCGCGAGAATTCCTCGCTGCTGAGAAAGACTGTCTTGTCGCTCTGGCCATAAGTTTCAGCCAGGGCCTCCAGACTGCCCTGCTCGAGCTTGTAATGGCCCGGCATGCCCTGCCAGTCCAGCACCAGCCCGTGATGGCCGGTATGGCGGCCCAGCTGCGGATAGATCAGCCCGTGCTCGGCCAGAAGCTCTGCATTGGCCCAGAACATGTCCTGGATCGTGGTTGTGGCCGTCTTATGCGTACCGATGTGGATGACAATTTTAGACACTGGCGGACAGACGCTTTTCTTTTTGCGGTTGCAGCTCTTCGGCGCCGCCCGCCTCGGCGGGTGCCGCGATCTGCGATCCGAGCACTTGCAGATAGAGATCGCCATAGCTCTGCGTAGGCTCGAGCATGGCCTTTTCCGCCCATTCGTTCCAGGCGTTGACGAAGAGCTCCTGACGGTAGGATCCTTCGAGCCGCTTGCGGGCGATCTGGTTCAGCCAGTAGCGGAAGCGGCCCGGGTTGGCGCCATAGGCCATATGCGCGCTCAATCCGCGTCGCGCGGTGTTGTCCCAGCTCGGCATGATGCCGCAGATCGTGTTCTCGGGCAGGGTCCTGGC
The sequence above is drawn from the Salipiger abyssi genome and encodes:
- a CDS encoding glycoside hydrolase family 99-like domain-containing protein, yielding MIANSVSESYARTLPENTICGIMPSWDNTARRGLSAHMAYGANPGRFRYWLNQIARKRLEGSYRQELFVNAWNEWAEKAMLEPTQSYGDLYLQVLGSQIAAPAEAGGAEELQPQKEKRLSASV